In one Streptomyces sp. NBC_01288 genomic region, the following are encoded:
- a CDS encoding trimeric intracellular cation channel family protein has product MLQQLFNPSVQHTLDLVGIFVFAISGALLAVRKNFDVFGIAVLAEVTALGGGVFRDLIIGAVPPAAFTDLGYFSTPLFAALLVFFLHPHVERIQVGVNVFDAAGLGLFCVTGTVKAYDYGLGLTASVALGLGSAVGGGVLRDVLANETPSLLRWDRDLYAVPAIVGATMVAVCIRYDVLGPFTSGLAVVTAFVLRLLAMRFHWRAPRAWNRRSTVREE; this is encoded by the coding sequence GTGCTTCAGCAACTGTTCAACCCCTCCGTCCAGCACACGCTCGACCTCGTCGGCATCTTCGTGTTCGCGATCTCCGGCGCGCTGCTGGCCGTCCGCAAGAACTTCGACGTGTTCGGCATCGCCGTGCTCGCCGAGGTCACCGCGCTGGGCGGAGGGGTGTTCCGCGACCTCATCATCGGGGCGGTGCCCCCGGCCGCCTTCACGGACCTGGGCTACTTCAGCACCCCGCTCTTCGCCGCGCTCCTCGTCTTCTTCCTCCATCCTCACGTGGAGCGCATCCAGGTCGGCGTCAACGTCTTCGACGCGGCCGGCCTCGGCCTGTTCTGTGTCACCGGCACCGTGAAGGCGTACGACTACGGGCTCGGCCTGACCGCCTCGGTGGCCCTCGGTCTCGGGTCCGCCGTCGGCGGCGGTGTGCTGCGGGACGTTCTGGCCAACGAGACTCCGTCCCTGCTCCGTTGGGACCGCGACCTGTACGCGGTCCCCGCGATCGTCGGCGCCACCATGGTCGCCGTGTGCATCCGCTACGACGTGCTGGGCCCGTTCACCAGCGGGCTCGCGGTCGTCACCGCTTTCGTGTTGCGCCTGCTCGCGATGCGGTTCCACTGGCGAGCTCCGCGTGCGTGGAACCGGAGGTCGACCGTCCGTGAGGAGTAG
- a CDS encoding alpha/beta hydrolase has product MSLTGTSFLYTAVVLTIVALILPLVLWSRMRGPKAVRVAARALMLLFAQATAVTLVFVMVNNQNNLYDSWADLLGTGNHVQQAANLGKNGTGNISLKRLPKVKQRFSPAEGAGMRAAGGVEVTQLKGQVSGVNAEVYVWLPPQYKEPAYRHHKFPVVELLPGYPGSAKAWFGSLHANEQLMPLMKSGRVAPFILVAPRTNLLAGVDTGCANITGTVNADTWLSVDVPKMVMDNFRAEPAPSGWAVAGYSAGAHCAVKLAVAHPDRYRAAVGMSGYNDPIGERNSLAAASPALRAANNPYLLLKAKKTPPPIALYISGESGDGYEAGTALASVAEAPTTVHVVFLPRSDGGHTMALWRPQVKTVFRWLTLEMGKNRPHAKTGTTTTPHGRSTSGSTHAELASGTASRAGATRKR; this is encoded by the coding sequence ATGAGCCTCACCGGGACCTCGTTCCTCTACACCGCCGTCGTGCTGACGATCGTCGCCCTCATACTGCCGCTCGTGCTGTGGTCGCGGATGCGCGGCCCCAAGGCCGTTCGCGTGGCGGCACGGGCCCTGATGCTGCTGTTCGCCCAGGCGACGGCCGTCACCCTGGTCTTCGTCATGGTCAACAACCAGAACAACCTCTACGACAGCTGGGCCGACCTCCTCGGCACCGGCAACCACGTCCAGCAGGCCGCCAACCTGGGCAAGAACGGCACCGGCAACATCTCGCTGAAACGGTTGCCCAAGGTCAAGCAGCGCTTCTCCCCGGCCGAGGGCGCCGGCATGCGCGCGGCCGGCGGGGTCGAGGTCACCCAGCTCAAGGGCCAGGTGTCGGGCGTCAACGCCGAGGTCTATGTGTGGCTGCCGCCGCAGTACAAGGAGCCCGCCTACCGGCACCACAAGTTCCCGGTCGTCGAGCTGCTGCCGGGCTATCCCGGTTCGGCGAAGGCCTGGTTCGGGTCGCTGCACGCGAACGAGCAGCTGATGCCGCTGATGAAGAGCGGGCGGGTCGCGCCCTTCATCCTGGTCGCACCGCGCACCAACCTGCTGGCCGGCGTCGACACCGGCTGCGCCAACATCACCGGCACCGTCAACGCCGACACCTGGCTGAGCGTCGATGTACCGAAGATGGTCATGGACAACTTCCGTGCCGAGCCCGCCCCTTCGGGCTGGGCGGTGGCCGGCTACTCGGCCGGCGCGCACTGTGCGGTCAAGCTCGCCGTCGCCCACCCGGACCGCTACCGCGCGGCCGTGGGCATGTCCGGCTACAACGACCCGATCGGCGAACGGAATTCACTCGCCGCCGCGAGCCCGGCCCTGCGCGCCGCGAACAACCCGTACCTGCTGCTGAAGGCGAAGAAGACCCCGCCGCCGATCGCGCTGTACATCTCCGGCGAGTCCGGCGACGGCTACGAGGCGGGCACGGCCCTGGCCTCCGTCGCCGAGGCGCCGACGACCGTGCACGTGGTGTTCCTGCCGCGCAGCGACGGCGGTCACACGATGGCGCTGTGGCGGCCGCAGGTGAAGACGGTGTTCCGCTGGCTGACGCTGGAGATGGGCAAGAACCGTCCGCACGCGAAGACCGGGACCACCACTACTCCTCACGGACGGTCGACCTCCGGTTCCACGCACGCGGAGCTCGCCAGTGGAACCGCATCGCGAGCAGGCGCAACACGAAAGCGGTGA